A single Flavobacterium sp. 1 DNA region contains:
- the tsaB gene encoding tRNA (adenosine(37)-N6)-threonylcarbamoyltransferase complex dimerization subunit type 1 TsaB — protein MSYILNIETATKNCSVALAKDGKTILCKEIAEEGYSHAERLHVFIEEIISEAGIQLKDLTAIAVSQGPGSYTGLRIGVSTAKGLCYALDIPMIAIDTLQSLASKVKVTDGLIVPMIDARRMEVYSAVFSASFDKKREVLAEVITENSFEDFTEKLYFVGDCNEKCKTVLTKDNFVFLDGIKYPSANEMSILSFDKYKKNDTVDVAYFEPYYLKDFLIAAPKK, from the coding sequence GTGTCCTATATTCTCAATATTGAAACTGCTACTAAGAATTGTTCTGTTGCTTTGGCAAAAGATGGAAAAACTATATTGTGCAAAGAAATTGCCGAAGAAGGGTATTCTCATGCAGAGCGATTACATGTTTTTATTGAAGAAATTATCAGTGAAGCTGGAATTCAATTGAAAGATTTAACGGCGATTGCAGTAAGTCAAGGTCCAGGCTCTTATACTGGTTTGAGGATAGGTGTTTCGACGGCCAAAGGCTTGTGTTATGCTTTGGATATTCCAATGATAGCAATCGATACTTTGCAATCATTGGCTTCTAAAGTTAAGGTGACGGATGGATTGATTGTTCCAATGATAGATGCCCGCAGAATGGAAGTGTACAGTGCTGTTTTTTCGGCTTCTTTTGATAAAAAGCGAGAAGTTTTAGCAGAAGTCATTACCGAAAATTCTTTTGAAGATTTTACTGAGAAACTATATTTTGTTGGAGACTGTAATGAGAAATGCAAAACGGTTTTAACAAAAGACAATTTTGTGTTTTTAGATGGAATTAAGTATCCGTCGGCTAATGAAATGAGTATTTTGAGCTTTGATAAATACAAAAAAAACGACACTGTTGATGTCGCCTATTTTGAACCTTATTATTTGAAAGACTTTTTAATTGCTGCCCCAAAAAAATAG
- a CDS encoding mechanosensitive ion channel family protein, whose translation MTLDPNYIANYANTFITTLINYSPQVISALIILFIGLYAIRIINRLIRKIMIKRNLDATLSKFLADILLWVLRVLLFVTFIDKLGIGTSSFVAILGAMGLAVGLSLQGSLSNFAGGMLIILFKPFKVGDTIEAQGVQATVLEIQIFVTKLITSNNQTIFIPNGTLSNGTIINYSMQGSRRADLTISISYETNLKEAKDIITTVLKNNPKVLTSPAAEVSVKNITDNSIQLAVRPWAKNEDFSSVVSDTLENCKLAFDTAGIIFQPYVTEKSKNNK comes from the coding sequence ATGACTTTAGATCCAAATTACATTGCCAATTACGCTAATACTTTTATAACAACGCTTATTAATTATTCCCCCCAGGTTATTTCTGCTTTAATTATTCTGTTTATTGGTCTGTATGCCATTCGAATAATTAATAGGCTTATTCGAAAAATAATGATCAAAAGAAACTTAGACGCTACTCTTAGCAAGTTTCTTGCCGATATTTTACTTTGGGTTTTAAGAGTATTATTATTTGTCACTTTTATCGACAAATTAGGAATTGGAACATCATCATTTGTCGCAATCTTAGGTGCAATGGGGCTTGCTGTTGGTTTGTCTTTACAAGGCTCATTATCTAATTTTGCTGGAGGAATGCTTATTATTCTCTTCAAGCCCTTTAAAGTAGGAGATACAATCGAAGCACAAGGCGTACAGGCTACCGTTTTGGAAATTCAAATTTTTGTAACCAAATTAATCACTTCAAATAATCAGACCATTTTTATTCCCAACGGAACCTTATCAAATGGCACGATTATCAACTATTCAATGCAGGGATCGCGAAGAGCCGATTTAACGATTTCCATATCGTATGAAACCAATTTAAAAGAGGCAAAAGATATTATAACAACGGTCCTTAAAAACAACCCTAAAGTACTTACTTCACCAGCAGCAGAAGTATCTGTAAAGAACATAACCGATAATTCTATCCAACTAGCCGTAAGACCCTGGGCAAAAAACGAAGATTTTAGTTCGGTTGTATCAGATACTTTAGAGAATTGCAAATTAGCCTTTGATACCGCAGGAATTATTTTTCAGCCGTATGTAACAGAGAAGTCCAAAAATAACAAATAA
- a CDS encoding DUF4403 family protein, whose amino-acid sequence MLKSFLYLIIFTSILSVTTSCSSTSQKIEALKPEPDDAVPLTYTSTPSFINLPVSIKLKDIENQTNTLLNGLIYEDNRIEDDNIEIKVWKQAPITITNDHGKEGEKIKTVLPLKVWVKYRIGTKTMGVDLYKNQEFNLNGVITLLSSVNLNNWKLSSKTNLKSLDWVESPSMTVFGKNMPVTYLINPAVSLFKSQIEKSIDTAIEESMDFKPNVLEAISKISTPFEMSQEYKSWLRIVPLEVYSTNAKLKSDSFLLNMGMKCNMETLIGKKPESKFEKNKIVLKAVDKIPEQIAANIAAVSTYQEASRVMTANFVGQEFGSGSKKVKVQNVAIWHKDGKIVIALDLLGAVNGTVYLTGIPQYNDTTKEIYFDKLDYVLDTKSRLMRTANWLAQGIILKKMQESCRYSIKQNLDEAKQSMAAYLKNYSPMPGVFVNGKMDDIQFQKTELTNQAIIAFIQVNGVINVSIDGLK is encoded by the coding sequence ATGCTAAAATCTTTTTTATATCTAATTATTTTCACATCAATTCTATCAGTAACAACAAGCTGCTCTTCTACTTCGCAAAAAATTGAAGCTTTAAAACCCGAACCTGATGATGCCGTACCATTAACTTACACAAGTACTCCTTCGTTTATCAACCTGCCAGTCAGCATTAAACTAAAAGACATTGAAAACCAAACTAACACCTTACTAAATGGCTTAATCTATGAAGACAACAGGATAGAAGATGATAATATTGAAATTAAAGTCTGGAAGCAAGCTCCAATAACTATCACAAATGATCATGGAAAAGAAGGTGAAAAAATAAAAACTGTTTTACCACTAAAAGTTTGGGTAAAATACCGAATTGGCACAAAAACCATGGGTGTTGATTTATACAAAAATCAAGAATTCAATCTAAACGGAGTAATTACATTACTAAGCAGTGTAAATTTAAACAATTGGAAGTTAAGTTCTAAAACAAATTTAAAATCTCTAGATTGGGTAGAGAGCCCTTCGATGACCGTTTTTGGAAAAAATATGCCGGTTACTTACCTTATAAATCCTGCAGTAAGCCTTTTTAAATCGCAAATCGAAAAAAGCATTGATACAGCTATAGAAGAATCTATGGATTTCAAACCGAATGTTTTAGAGGCAATTTCTAAAATAAGTACTCCTTTTGAAATGAGCCAGGAATACAAAAGCTGGCTTAGAATTGTACCATTAGAAGTGTATTCTACAAATGCCAAACTTAAAAGTGATTCCTTTTTGCTTAACATGGGAATGAAATGCAATATGGAAACTCTGATTGGCAAAAAACCAGAATCTAAATTTGAAAAAAACAAAATTGTACTAAAAGCAGTTGATAAAATCCCAGAACAGATAGCCGCTAATATAGCCGCCGTTTCTACTTATCAAGAAGCATCGCGGGTAATGACTGCAAATTTTGTTGGTCAGGAATTTGGATCAGGAAGCAAAAAAGTAAAAGTTCAAAATGTGGCTATCTGGCACAAAGACGGCAAAATAGTAATTGCCTTAGATCTTTTAGGCGCTGTGAACGGAACCGTTTATTTAACCGGAATTCCTCAATACAATGACACAACCAAAGAAATCTATTTTGACAAACTAGATTATGTTTTGGATACCAAAAGCAGATTAATGAGAACCGCAAACTGGCTGGCCCAAGGAATTATTCTGAAAAAAATGCAGGAAAGCTGCCGTTATTCAATCAAACAAAATCTGGATGAAGCCAAACAAAGCATGGCTGCTTACTTAAAAAACTACTCCCCAATGCCTGGTGTTTTTGTTAACGGAAAAATGGATGACATTCAGTTTCAAAAAACAGAGCTGACGAATCAGGCAATTATAGCTTTTATACAGGTTAATGGAGTAATCAACGTATCCATTGACGGACTGAAATAA
- a CDS encoding efflux RND transporter periplasmic adaptor subunit, protein MKKGVTITILILIAIVFFGALYYLYAKNQESPIVFETDKVEVKTIVKSTLATGNIVPDEEVLIKPNISGIIEAVYIKAGESVKAGDMIAKIKVVANVSNLSNSQNQVKTARITLDNQEKLYQRQKTLFDKGVISANDFDAAQLAYNQAKQNYSASVQGFDIVKTGTSSGLGNYANTLIRSTVNGMVLDVPVKVGNQVIESNNFNEGTTIASVADIGRMIFVGKVDESEVGKIKLNMPIEITVGAIENKKFTAVLTYIAPKGKTENGAIQFEIKATLTNRDNTFIRAGLSANASIILEKADKVQAVKESLVQFDKKTLKPYVEVQTSLQKFIRKNIILGVSDGIYVEIKSGIKALDKIKVWNQGLKTEEAKPN, encoded by the coding sequence ATGAAAAAAGGAGTAACCATAACCATATTGATTTTAATTGCAATAGTTTTTTTCGGGGCGTTATATTATTTATATGCCAAAAATCAGGAATCTCCTATCGTTTTTGAAACTGATAAAGTAGAAGTGAAAACTATCGTAAAAAGCACGCTTGCCACAGGGAATATTGTTCCGGATGAAGAAGTGTTAATCAAACCGAATATTTCCGGAATTATTGAAGCGGTGTATATTAAAGCAGGAGAATCTGTTAAAGCAGGTGATATGATTGCTAAAATCAAAGTGGTTGCCAATGTTTCTAATTTGAGTAATTCTCAAAATCAAGTAAAAACAGCCAGAATTACATTAGATAATCAAGAGAAATTGTACCAAAGGCAAAAAACATTATTTGATAAAGGAGTGATTTCTGCCAATGATTTTGATGCCGCACAATTAGCATATAATCAAGCTAAGCAAAATTATAGCGCATCTGTTCAAGGATTTGATATTGTAAAAACGGGAACAAGTTCTGGATTAGGAAATTATGCTAATACTTTGATTCGATCAACTGTAAATGGAATGGTACTTGACGTTCCGGTAAAAGTCGGAAACCAAGTTATAGAAAGTAATAACTTTAATGAAGGAACTACTATTGCAAGTGTTGCAGATATTGGAAGAATGATATTTGTTGGTAAAGTTGATGAGTCTGAAGTTGGAAAAATAAAGTTAAATATGCCTATTGAAATTACAGTTGGAGCTATTGAAAATAAAAAGTTCACTGCTGTTTTGACTTACATTGCACCAAAAGGGAAAACTGAAAATGGAGCGATACAATTTGAAATTAAAGCTACTCTAACCAATAGAGACAATACATTTATCAGAGCTGGATTAAGTGCCAATGCTTCTATCATCTTAGAGAAAGCAGATAAAGTGCAGGCTGTAAAAGAATCATTAGTTCAATTTGATAAAAAAACGCTAAAGCCTTATGTTGAAGTTCAAACTAGTTTGCAAAAATTCATAAGAAAAAACATAATTCTAGGAGTAAGCGATGGAATTTATGTTGAAATAAAAAGTGGTATTAAAGCTTTAGACAAAATTAAAGTCTGGAATCAAGGCTTGAAAACTGAGGAAGCAAAACCAAACTAA
- a CDS encoding TolC family protein has translation MKKINYISIAFVFLTGLSSQAQSKQWTLEECVRYALENNITIKLSELDVKNAAIDKKGALGSYLPSVSGNASHSWNIGLNVNPVTNITSTQTTQYSSLGVNAGVDIYKGLQNQNAYRRAKLSIIASQYQLLKMQEDISLNVANAFLEILFNKENLKVKKEQLSIDQKRLARSEQMVNAGSIPRGDLFDLKATTATDQQAIIVAENSLLISKLSLSQLLQLKEFTDFDVVDNTNAKDENNIMAQTPTDIYNKAKEIRTELKLAQTNLEIAERNVVIARGAFQPTLRGFYQFGTSASYSDRLVGTDGNGNPIYTGPHSVLDQFSDNKGHNFGFQLNVPIFNGFSVRNNVERSKVSLEKSKIDLEQKSLDLQRNVYTAFTDAKGALNAYESSTVTLEARQQAYNYAKEKYDVGLMNSFDFTQAQTLLTNAQSDVIRTKYEYMFKIKILEFYFGIPIVPITKK, from the coding sequence ATGAAAAAAATAAATTATATAAGTATCGCTTTTGTATTCCTGACAGGATTGTCCTCTCAAGCGCAATCTAAACAATGGACATTAGAGGAATGTGTGCGTTATGCATTAGAAAATAATATCACAATTAAACTTTCTGAGCTAGATGTTAAAAATGCTGCAATTGATAAAAAAGGGGCTCTTGGCAGTTATCTGCCATCAGTAAGCGGAAATGCTTCGCACTCCTGGAATATAGGATTGAACGTTAACCCAGTTACCAATATTACTTCAACTCAAACTACACAGTATTCTTCATTAGGAGTTAACGCAGGTGTTGATATTTATAAAGGTCTGCAAAATCAAAATGCTTATAGAAGAGCTAAACTTTCTATAATAGCATCCCAATACCAACTTTTGAAAATGCAGGAAGATATTTCACTGAATGTAGCGAATGCATTTTTAGAAATTCTTTTTAATAAAGAAAATTTAAAAGTAAAGAAAGAGCAATTATCTATTGATCAAAAGCGTTTGGCTCGTTCTGAACAAATGGTTAATGCAGGATCAATTCCTCGGGGCGATTTGTTTGATTTGAAAGCGACTACAGCAACTGATCAACAGGCTATTATAGTTGCTGAAAATAGTTTGTTGATTTCTAAATTAAGCCTTTCACAACTTTTACAGCTGAAAGAGTTTACCGATTTTGATGTTGTTGATAATACAAATGCAAAGGATGAGAATAATATCATGGCGCAAACTCCAACTGATATTTATAATAAGGCAAAAGAAATAAGAACAGAATTGAAGCTGGCACAAACAAATCTTGAAATTGCAGAGAGAAATGTTGTTATCGCCAGAGGTGCTTTTCAGCCTACTCTTAGAGGCTTTTATCAGTTTGGTACAAGTGCGAGTTACAGTGATAGACTTGTCGGTACTGATGGTAATGGGAATCCGATTTATACGGGACCGCATTCTGTTTTGGATCAGTTTAGTGATAATAAAGGACATAATTTTGGTTTTCAATTGAATGTTCCAATATTTAACGGATTCTCAGTTAGAAATAATGTTGAACGCAGTAAGGTAAGTTTAGAGAAGTCCAAAATAGATTTAGAGCAAAAAAGTTTAGATTTGCAACGTAACGTTTACACTGCTTTTACAGATGCAAAAGGAGCTTTAAATGCATATGAGTCATCAACGGTAACTTTAGAGGCAAGACAGCAAGCTTACAACTACGCAAAAGAAAAGTATGATGTAGGTTTGATGAATTCATTTGATTTTACGCAGGCTCAGACATTGTTAACCAATGCGCAGTCAGATGTTATAAGAACAAAATACGAATACATGTTTAAAATAAAAATACTTGAATTCTATTTTGGAATTCCAATTGTCCCAATTACTAAAAAATAG
- a CDS encoding ABC transporter permease, producing the protein MFDRENWNEILEALTANTFRTLLTAFGVFWGIFILVILLAASNGLENGVKKGFDGIATNTMFMWTQTTSKPYKGLPKTRRYDFKNSDVDALKQKFPDLLYVSPRNQLGDFNGVSNVVRGTKTGAYTIYGDYPELVKQEQMDIVKGRFVNQQDILLKRKVTIIGQGVINELYKNAEEVMGTYIKINGVNFMVVGVYKSKGQNNGNAESAQKNIFIPFTTFQQAFNFGDKVGWMALTANDDASITKLRPGILAFMRERHSIHPDDERAVGNFDLFAEFQKVQDLFMVLKFIAYFVGTLVLLSGIIGISNIMLIVVKERTKEIGIRRALGATPGAIRSQILLEAIFLTIIAGMFGIAIATGLIAILNMILSSMPSEGMMFVNPSVDLVVVFIALLILVGSGLLAGFIPAQTAINVKPVEALRTE; encoded by the coding sequence ATGTTTGACAGAGAAAATTGGAACGAAATTTTAGAGGCTTTAACTGCCAATACCTTCCGAACGCTGCTTACGGCTTTTGGGGTGTTTTGGGGAATATTCATTTTGGTGATATTATTGGCGGCATCCAATGGTTTGGAGAACGGTGTCAAAAAAGGATTTGACGGTATTGCTACTAATACCATGTTTATGTGGACTCAAACTACCTCAAAACCATATAAGGGATTACCTAAAACCAGAAGATATGATTTTAAAAATAGTGATGTTGATGCTTTAAAACAAAAATTTCCTGACTTATTGTATGTATCTCCCCGTAATCAGCTAGGTGATTTTAATGGAGTCAGTAATGTGGTTCGAGGCACAAAAACTGGTGCTTATACTATTTACGGCGATTATCCGGAATTAGTAAAACAGGAACAGATGGATATTGTAAAAGGACGTTTTGTAAATCAGCAGGACATTCTTTTGAAACGTAAAGTAACTATAATAGGACAGGGGGTAATTAATGAATTATATAAAAATGCCGAAGAAGTAATGGGGACTTACATTAAAATAAATGGAGTCAACTTTATGGTAGTCGGAGTTTATAAATCAAAAGGGCAGAATAACGGTAATGCTGAATCGGCTCAGAAAAATATATTCATTCCTTTTACTACATTTCAGCAGGCTTTTAATTTTGGAGATAAAGTTGGCTGGATGGCGCTTACTGCAAATGATGATGCTTCCATCACTAAACTTAGACCTGGAATTCTGGCGTTTATGAGAGAAAGACATTCTATTCACCCTGACGATGAAAGAGCTGTTGGTAATTTTGATCTATTTGCAGAATTTCAAAAAGTCCAGGATTTGTTTATGGTTCTTAAATTCATTGCCTATTTTGTTGGGACTTTAGTGCTGTTATCAGGGATTATTGGAATTTCAAATATTATGCTGATTGTGGTGAAAGAGCGAACCAAAGAAATTGGAATCAGAAGAGCATTAGGAGCAACTCCTGGCGCTATTCGATCCCAGATTTTATTAGAAGCAATCTTTTTAACAATAATTGCAGGTATGTTTGGTATTGCGATAGCTACCGGTTTAATAGCTATTCTGAATATGATCTTATCATCGATGCCGTCAGAAGGGATGATGTTTGTTAATCCGAGCGTAGATTTAGTGGTTGTTTTTATAGCCTTGTTAATATTAGTGGGTTCAGGATTGCTGGCAGGATTTATTCCCGCTCAAACCGCTATAAATGTTAAGCCCGTAGAAGCATTACGAACTGAATAA
- a CDS encoding DUF420 domain-containing protein yields MENNTVEQKYNKWIVLLSIAIPVAVAVLFKVKLKDFGFNVTPLSFLPPVYATINGITAILLVSGIIAIKNGNRKRHELLMKMAIGCSVAFLAMYVAYHMTAESTKYGGEGVLKYIYFFILITHIFLSIAIIPLVLITYVRALAEKFDKHKKIAKITFPIWLYVAVTGVIVYLMISPYYV; encoded by the coding sequence ATGGAAAATAATACTGTAGAACAAAAATATAATAAATGGATTGTGCTTTTATCAATAGCAATTCCTGTTGCAGTTGCTGTTCTTTTTAAAGTGAAGTTAAAAGATTTTGGGTTTAATGTGACTCCATTGTCATTCTTGCCTCCTGTTTATGCAACTATCAATGGAATAACAGCAATACTGCTGGTTTCGGGTATTATTGCCATTAAAAACGGAAACAGAAAGCGTCATGAATTGTTAATGAAAATGGCTATTGGATGCTCTGTTGCTTTTTTGGCAATGTACGTAGCCTATCACATGACAGCAGAATCTACTAAATATGGCGGAGAAGGTGTTTTGAAATATATTTATTTCTTTATTTTAATTACCCACATTTTTCTATCAATCGCAATCATTCCATTGGTTTTGATTACTTATGTTCGTGCTTTAGCTGAGAAGTTCGATAAGCATAAAAAAATTGCAAAAATTACTTTTCCAATTTGGCTGTATGTTGCAGTAACAGGAGTAATTGTGTACTTAATGATTTCGCCTTATTATGTTTAA
- a CDS encoding efflux RND transporter periplasmic adaptor subunit: protein MSKKTIYILLGAAVLVIGLLIGLSKAGIIGNKDKGKEVEIANTETGTIVETVSATGKIQPEIEVKIASMVSGEIIDLPIKEGQVVKKGDLLVKINPDLYTSGLNRSVANLSGSKAGLSQSDASFNEAKANYERNKTLFEKGIISKSDWDKAVSSFEVAKANKQSAYYSVQSASATVNEAKDNLGRTVIYAPADGTISVLNVELGERVLGTQQMAGTELLRVANLNNMEVEVDVNENDIVKIKVGDLANVEVDAYLKKQFKGVVTSISNSASTALTADQVTNFKVKVRILKESYKDLVVGKPASYSPFRPGMTATVDIITTTKTNVVKVPISSVVVKSDTTAVKIGKADGPESDEKKPAPKSDKKLECVFVKVGDKAKIKIIKTGIQDDTNIEVLSGLKKGEVVITGPYTTVSKDLNSGDKVFVLSEGDKKK from the coding sequence ATGTCAAAAAAAACAATTTACATATTATTAGGAGCAGCAGTATTAGTTATTGGATTATTAATAGGGCTTTCAAAAGCAGGAATTATTGGGAACAAAGATAAAGGCAAGGAAGTGGAAATTGCCAACACAGAAACTGGTACAATAGTAGAAACTGTTTCGGCAACTGGTAAAATTCAACCTGAAATTGAGGTTAAAATTGCTTCTATGGTTTCTGGGGAAATTATAGATTTGCCTATTAAAGAAGGACAAGTTGTTAAGAAAGGAGATTTATTAGTAAAAATTAATCCTGATTTATATACTTCTGGATTGAACAGAAGCGTTGCTAATTTGTCAGGTTCTAAGGCAGGTTTAAGCCAGTCTGATGCATCGTTTAATGAGGCTAAGGCAAATTACGAAAGAAATAAAACGTTGTTTGAGAAAGGAATTATTTCCAAATCAGACTGGGACAAGGCTGTTTCTTCTTTTGAAGTAGCAAAAGCTAATAAGCAATCAGCATATTATAGTGTGCAAAGTGCATCGGCAACTGTAAATGAAGCTAAAGATAACTTAGGCAGAACAGTGATTTACGCTCCTGCAGATGGTACGATTTCTGTATTGAATGTAGAGCTTGGAGAAAGAGTTTTGGGAACACAGCAAATGGCGGGTACCGAACTTTTGAGAGTTGCCAACTTGAACAACATGGAAGTTGAAGTTGATGTCAATGAAAATGATATTGTAAAAATAAAAGTTGGAGATCTGGCCAATGTTGAAGTGGATGCTTATTTGAAAAAACAATTCAAAGGTGTTGTTACCAGTATTTCCAATTCTGCCAGTACGGCTTTAACAGCTGATCAGGTAACTAATTTTAAAGTAAAAGTTAGAATTTTGAAAGAGTCTTATAAAGATTTAGTGGTAGGCAAGCCAGCATCTTATTCTCCATTTCGCCCAGGAATGACGGCAACAGTTGATATTATTACTACCACAAAAACGAATGTGGTTAAAGTTCCAATAAGTTCTGTTGTGGTAAAGTCTGATACAACTGCCGTTAAAATTGGTAAAGCGGATGGTCCTGAATCTGATGAGAAAAAACCTGCTCCTAAAAGTGATAAAAAACTGGAATGTGTTTTTGTGAAAGTGGGTGATAAAGCCAAAATCAAAATTATAAAAACTGGAATCCAAGATGATACTAATATTGAAGTGTTATCTGGGCTTAAAAAAGGAGAAGTAGTAATTACAGGTCCTTATACTACGGTTTCTAAAGACTTAAATTCAGGGGATAAGGTATTTGTTTTGTCTGAAGGGGATAAGAAAAAATAA
- a CDS encoding ABC transporter permease, with translation MFNIERWQEIFEAIAKNKLRTFLTGVSVASGIFILVILLGVGKGLQNGIEKQFERDAAGVIEVWSGTTTKAYKGLNPGREIQFRNSDFDLAVQKYGDQLDKNGATATGWGITVSYGKESGNYQYRGVNTDGMGIENVSVIEGRYINANDLKHNVKVAVIGQKVKLDLFKEKNPIGEQITVANINFKVVGVFTDPGGEREESRVFVPLSTAQQVFGLGDKISYMAYTMKKKDTYEEAVAESEQFKNDYGKLLRSKNGAAPDDESAVGIFNSVKEAKKFYDLNLYIRLFFWWVGICTIIAGVVGVSNIMMIIVKERTKEIGIRKALGASPVSIILMILHESIFITTISGFMGLLTGLALLELVGPHAQSEYFQNPQVDFTVAVSTLIVLVVAGALAGFVPAYRAAKIRPIIALRDE, from the coding sequence ATGTTTAATATAGAACGCTGGCAGGAAATATTTGAGGCTATCGCCAAGAATAAACTGAGAACTTTCCTCACTGGGGTTTCGGTTGCTTCGGGTATCTTTATTTTGGTGATTTTGCTGGGTGTTGGAAAAGGTCTGCAAAACGGAATTGAAAAACAATTTGAAAGAGATGCCGCTGGTGTAATTGAGGTTTGGTCCGGTACAACAACCAAAGCCTACAAGGGATTAAATCCTGGAAGAGAAATACAATTTAGAAATAGCGATTTTGATCTTGCAGTCCAAAAATACGGAGACCAATTGGATAAAAATGGAGCTACTGCTACTGGCTGGGGAATTACCGTAAGTTATGGAAAGGAATCAGGGAATTATCAATACAGAGGTGTCAATACAGACGGTATGGGAATAGAAAATGTATCAGTTATAGAAGGCAGGTATATTAATGCAAATGATTTGAAACACAATGTAAAAGTGGCTGTGATTGGACAAAAAGTCAAATTAGATCTGTTTAAAGAAAAAAATCCTATAGGCGAACAAATTACTGTGGCGAATATCAATTTTAAAGTAGTTGGTGTGTTTACTGATCCAGGAGGGGAGAGAGAAGAAAGTAGAGTATTTGTACCTTTAAGTACAGCACAGCAGGTTTTTGGATTAGGAGATAAAATAAGTTATATGGCTTATACTATGAAAAAGAAAGACACTTATGAAGAAGCTGTTGCCGAGTCCGAACAATTCAAAAATGATTATGGAAAATTATTGAGAAGTAAAAATGGTGCTGCTCCTGATGATGAAAGCGCTGTTGGAATTTTTAATTCTGTTAAAGAAGCCAAGAAGTTTTATGATTTGAACCTTTATATCCGATTGTTTTTCTGGTGGGTTGGAATTTGTACTATTATTGCTGGTGTTGTTGGGGTCAGTAATATTATGATGATTATTGTAAAAGAACGAACCAAGGAAATTGGTATTCGAAAAGCACTTGGCGCTTCACCAGTTTCGATTATTCTAATGATTTTGCATGAGTCTATTTTTATTACCACTATTTCTGGATTCATGGGATTATTAACAGGATTAGCTCTTTTAGAATTGGTTGGTCCCCATGCGCAAAGCGAGTATTTTCAGAATCCGCAGGTCGATTTTACTGTTGCGGTATCAACCTTAATAGTTTTGGTAGTTGCAGGAGCTTTAGCAGGATTTGTTCCTGCTTACAGAGCAGCTAAAATTAGGCCTATTATAGCACTTAGAGACGAATAA
- a CDS encoding ABC transporter ATP-binding protein, with translation MIEIKDLHKSYKMGHTELHVLKGINFNIKEGELVAIMGSSGSGKSTLLNILGILDEADSGLYTLDNVPIKKLNETIASKYRNQFLGFVFQSFNLINYKSALDNVALPLYYQGIKRKERNEIAMKYLEKVGLSTHSHHLPSELSGGQKQRVAIARALASNPKVLLADEPTGALDTLTSYEVMELIQGINDEGKTILIVTHEPDIAAMCKRNVVLKDGLIIDDKMVEQVRASLYV, from the coding sequence ATGATTGAAATTAAGGACTTACATAAATCATATAAAATGGGACATACTGAATTGCATGTTCTAAAAGGAATTAATTTCAATATTAAGGAAGGTGAATTGGTTGCTATTATGGGTTCGTCAGGTTCTGGTAAATCTACATTATTGAATATCTTAGGAATACTTGACGAGGCCGATTCCGGACTTTATACTTTGGATAATGTGCCTATCAAAAAATTAAACGAAACTATTGCTTCAAAATATAGAAACCAATTTCTCGGTTTTGTTTTTCAATCTTTCAACTTGATAAATTATAAAAGTGCATTGGATAATGTGGCTTTGCCTTTGTATTATCAAGGGATAAAAAGAAAAGAACGCAATGAGATCGCTATGAAATATTTAGAAAAAGTAGGTTTGTCTACGCATTCACACCATTTGCCAAGTGAACTTTCCGGAGGACAAAAACAGCGTGTTGCAATTGCCAGAGCTTTGGCTTCAAATCCAAAAGTATTATTGGCAGATGAGCCAACAGGAGCTTTGGATACATTAACTTCTTATGAAGTAATGGAATTGATACAGGGAATTAATGATGAAGGAAAAACTATTTTGATAGTGACACACGAGCCTGATATTGCCGCAATGTGCAAAAGAAATGTAGTCCTAAAAGATGGATTGATCATCGATGATAAAATGGTAGAACAAGTTAGAGCTTCTTTATATGTTTAA